Genomic segment of Rattus norvegicus strain BN/NHsdMcwi chromosome 7, GRCr8, whole genome shotgun sequence:
aaacgataagccagcccaaattaaatgctgtcttttttatcagttgccttggtcacggtgtctcttcatagcaatggaaaccctaacaaagacagtaACAGATCAAAGAAAGCTATAAatcaaaatacttttaaatatattggTCAAGGGGCTGGGGCAATGAGTCAGTAGTTAAAGTGCTTGCCACTCACATCATAGTCACCAGGATTGTAGTTTCCATTCCCAGAACCCGGGTAATCATCTGGTGAGTGTATCAGCCAGccctcctgtaactccagggcTGTGAAAGTAGAGATGGATTCCCCAGAGCAAGCTGCCTAGATGGCCGAGCCGTACAAGTGAACTTTGgggttcagcaagagaccttaCCTCAGTGAATAGGTGGAGGGTCACCAGGAAATACTCTGACCCTCAGCTTTGGCCTCCACAAGCTGATACATATGCACATAGAGACccacacccatgtgcacatgcatgtgaacattcatacttacatgtacacatacaccacagaTACATGAGaagggaaaaaataaacatttggaGACAGTGATAGTCACACCGTAGCAAAGCGAAGTAGGGGGTTCTCTAATGAGTTCTCGATGCTCTCTGGTGATCggcttagcttttggattggtcAAAGCTAGTAGCTTGCTAAGAATACATTGTAAAggctggtggttttgtttttttagtattGTCACAAAGCTGTTAGGTTAGACAGAGGAATGAGCAATGAATGACTTTCAAAGAGACTAAAAATAGCCTAAGATCATTTGGCTCTGGTCTGCAGCACTTTGACTCTCCATAATCATCAAGTCCCGTCTTCCAGCCTTGTAGAATCTGAAACATAGGTgtgcctcccacctgagaacttCTGCTGTAAATGAAGACCCAATACCCTAGCTACCCATATACCCTGAATGCACACGCCCATGCACACAAGAATTCATGGGAGGACCCACCCTTCTATCTCTCTGCTGCTCCATCCTAGAAGTAGAGCCTAGCACTCAGCACCCAACAAGTAATAAAAAAGTTAATAAACAGCACATCTCCCAGTGTTTTCCGTCTCTTCTGATGTACCCACCCTGCTTATTATGAGGTATGGCTGGTACAGAGTCCTGGAGGGAATTGAGCGGGAAACCTCCCTTCAGTCCATAGTTTCTAGTGCTTTCCGGCTGCTGCTCCTGGACCAGCATTCTGCCAGCCTGAAACAGAAGCAGCAGAGCCAACGGCTAGACTCAGCCTTAATTCCACATTCACAGAAGCCCATCACCCAGACGTCCTACCGCACAGCTCAGGACCAGACTGGGAGGGTGCAACTCTCAGAGAGGGAGCAGAAATCTGCATGGAAGCAGTCTAGCATTTCCTGCAACTCAGGAAGACGTCTACCTCaacaccttctctctctctctctctctctcctctttgtttccttaagatttcttttatgtgtgtccATATCttacttgcatgtatgcatgGGTGCCATGTGTGTGGCTTGAAGGTGCTTCTTCACATGCATgatgccctgggttctatccccaccAAAGGCTGTGGGATGGGGAAGGAAACTGGCTCAGGAGATGGTTACATAAAGAAGACTCAGGGCCACCAGCATTCACAAGGCAGAGAATAGGCGTCTAATCCAGCCAAATCACAAGCAAGAGACCTTGCCTGTGCAGATAAAGCAGAGTGCTCTTcatcccccctcttccttcctccagcATCAGCCCTGAGGGAAGCCCACCCTAACCAAGTGGTCCCCCACTCTTAGCCGGCTAATATGAGCTAGCTAGTGCAGGTAGCAGAAAGGGCAGAGATGTGAGCTGGTAGGCAGGACTCAGCAGACACAGTGTAGCAAAAGAAAAACTGAGATCTTGACTGGGAGAACAGAGAGTTTATTGGACTCAAATAGGGGGACCTTGAGATGCATGTGTGGGAACCCTGCAGGACCCCAGATTTTTATGTATGGATGGAGGTGGTCACACAGTGCCTTGGGTTTATGCCTCTTCCTCGTGCTGTCCACGTGCCTCCAGGGCCAAGAGCAGCAAACCACAACACAATGGCATTCCAGGAAGTAGAGATCTGAAAGCCCTAGAGAGGGGAGTGGGGCACCTACCCAGCAGGGGCTATAGAGTTGAAACAAGGTGTTGcacaccctacccccacctctgAGTTTCTATTACTCAGAATTTATCACTAGAGGGCTCCAGGGAGGAGTGAATACACAAGAGGATAAAAGGACAAGGGTGGCAGGGCTTTGGAGGGGACATCACAGCAGGGTCTGCAGGAGGACTGAGCCCAGGATGAACAGAAGCACCCCTGCCATGGTCCAGGTGCTGCCTCCAGTGGGCCCTGCTGCGTTGCAAAGATCTCTGGTGCAACAGGAAGTATTCACTTGGACAACAGTACCCAGGATCTCAGCAGTTTGAGAACTCGTTGGGCAGACGGGAAGGCAAATATGGTTCTTTGCTTTCTCTCTTACAGAGCCTGCAAGACATTAGGGAGTGAGTCGCTTCTTATGCAGGAAGAACAGAGCACCCCAAAGGATGGGCCACATGTCACCAGGCCTGGATGGCCCAGACTTGTCTCTAAGGCATGTTGAAGCCAGACATGGTAGCTCAGACTTATAACCCCagaacttggaagacagaggaaggagaattTTTATGAGTTCCATTCCACACTGGGTTACGTGGGGGTTTCTGGGCAAACCTGggctagagtgagaccctgcctcaaataacaaacaaatgaaacaaagatcAAAACCATGGGCTGGTAAGGAGGCTTGGTGCATAAAGTGCTTGCTTACACAAGCAGGAGACCCCACACCACCCCAGTTCTGGTCACTAGAGCCCATCAAAAGATGGGCAGGCAAGGTGGCCTACTTGTATCTCTGTGCTTAAAATACAAAGATGGGGATCCCCCGAGATGAGCTCACTGGCTAGACAAGCTGAACCTGAAAGATTTGAATTcagtgtgagaccctgcctcagtaaatAAAATAGTTGTCACAGGAGATTCCCATCAACTTCTGGGTCCCTTACACTTGTACCTCCCCAGGGCCTGCacatccacatgtgtgtgcacatgtgtctttACATGCAACGTGCTGTGGAagcagctcagtcagtgaagtgcttgccacatGGAAGCattaaggacccaagttcaattcccagcaaccatataaaTAGCTAGCCAAGCACGGGGTGCTGGTTATAATCTCCGTGCTGGGGAGAGGGAATCGGAGGGTCCTGGGAGCTCACCgccacctccctcctctcctttcctaggTCCCAGTGAAAGATCTTGTCTCCAAAACCTGGTGGttgggactggagacatggctcagcagttcaaaaGCACTTTTTGCTCTTACAGAAGCCCAGGTTTTGGGCCCCAGACCCCACATGGTAGTtaacaaccttctgtaactccagttccaggagaagcAAAACTCGTGTGTATTAAACAAAAGTAGACAGTGCCTAAGGAATGGTACTTAAGGATgtactctgaccttcacacacattaTGTTATATTACATACATTCATATGTATGCACCCACatttatagacagacagacagacagacagacagacagacagacagacacacacacacacacacacacacacacacacacacacacacacacacacaccacagagacacagcACAGTGAACGATCACTCAGAGGCATAGCAAAAAGGGCAACCAGCCTCTCAGACTCTTGCAGTTCCCTGGGAAGTTACATCTAAGAGTCCTACTTCAGGAGACAGGCAGGGTGTGGTCTGGAACAGGAAACTGCATAATAGGATGGGGCTGTTCCTGCCTTGTCGATCTGGAGGATATGTTGAAAACTGGGTCATTGAAGGGTCTGAAATGTCCTAAGGTCTCCCTTCTATCATCAATCCTGTCATTCCTTTAGCCCTAGCTCCAGATTCCTTCACTATATACAAAGACTCACTAAATGCTCTCCAGGTCTGACAGTGAGATCCTAGATATAACCGAAGGGTAGGAGCAGCACATGACTACCCTGGcaacagaggggggaggggatgatgAACACCATGCATGCCAACAGGTTTATGATCCACACCCCAGAGCTTCCTCAGACCCCAGCAGTTCCCACTTTGCAggagtcccactcccaccccaggaGGTTTCTACCTGGAAGGAGGGGGAACCATGGTCCAGAACATGTACCCAGACTTTTTCTTCCAAGCCACCCCCACCCATATTTATACAGGATACGGGGAACTTACTCACAACAACTTCTGCCACCTGAATAGCGCAGACTCCATCAGGGTAGGGGCAGGTAGCAGTTGATGAGCAGGTATAATCAAATGGGATCCCCAAGCAATTGTAGCACTTTAGGCCCTGAGCTGAGAAAGAAGCCAATACATGAGGAGGGTTAGGGCATGCCCTTCCTAGCCCAGACCCCTCCTCTACAACGTCTTTCCTTCACACAGCTGCTGGCCACTAGGACAGAGCAAGGACACTACTGCCCAGTCACCTCCACCAAAGCAAAAGTGAACCAAGCACAACAGTCGTTCAAATACGCTCGGTGCTGCTGTTTCAGTGAGCCAGCCTCACAGGAGAGACCTGGACCTCAAGAGGCATTAGAGAGTCAGCCACCATAGTGGGAAGGCATAGAAACCAAACGTCTGCTGAAGCAGTGAATGGGTGTATAAGTAGGTACTGGGGGCTGCCACATGGGGAGGGCTGCTCTGCCCTTCCCACCCTAAACCTGCAGAGCTGGTCTCTGGGTCTTGGAGCATGACTGAGCACTGAACATCTCAGAGTCCAGCTCAAAGCTAAGGCTTCCTGCAATACAGATGTAACTAGACGAATAGGTGTATTTGATCTCAGAACCTCTTAAAGAAGGAAATTCTAGTATTTAGACCTCATGTGGCATAGTCTGGGGCATAAGAAAAAGCCAAATGCCAAGAGTTAAGGATTCCAAACCCCTTGACTTGGCAACTTGGCCACAAAAGAAGCCTTCGCCAGTTTGTGTGTACACAAGTCAGTGTCCTgactgggaggcaaaggcagcagGGTAGAGTCGCTCTGGTGGCCAGGGTTTGTGGCAGAGGTTAGTGCTCTCCAAGAGTCCCTCTGGCATGTGGTGATGGTTGCAAGGCAGGCACTGGCAGTTTACAGACCCAGGAAGCCCTCCAGCACAGGAGGCTTCACCCACCACACGCCAGTCCCCAATCCCCTGACCCCAGCACACCTCAGGCACTGGGCACACAGTGGAAATGCAGGTTTATCCACAACCCCGAGGCCCGTTTTCATCTCCAGTGTGCCCCCCTGCCCCTCTCATTTTCCACCTCACCTCTTTCTGCACACAGTAGGGCCAGGAGAAagatgagcacacaggacatcaTAGCACAAGAACTGTTCATCCTCTGAGAAGGGGTGCACAGAGAAAACCTTGGAAATTGCAGCCAGTTAATAGACTTCCAATCAAGTCCCAGGGCTCCCACACAACTCAGGCAttcacccccaaccccaaaacacacacacacacacacacacacacacacacacaaagagcttTCCCCAAGGAATAGATGTCTTTCTACAACTCTTATCTCCCACCCACCCAGCTTTTCCTTCCTAACCTCAAACTGCCACCCTCAGCCCTATCAGGAGGCTCTTCTCTGTGCTTGCCAACTATCAGCTCCCTCCTGACACCACTCCTTACTTCCTCTCTGTGACCAGGTTGTAGGCACCGTGGAAAATTCTAGCAGATGAAGACTTATATAAGTACTTTACtttccctcagctcctcccatCTGACATCCTGAAAAGGGACGGTTTAGGGATTTACTTCCTCCCGGGTGTAATGTTTATTGCTTAAGAGTTACTGAGATTTGTTGTTTAGGTCAGGGAGCCAGATTTACAGTAGTTGGGGAGGGAAGACCACGCAGTTGGTGAGGGATCTTGGTGCTGGAAAACTCAGATGGCAGAAGGGCAGGGGCCTTGGGTGACTTGTGCTTACCATTcagaaagcaaaggaaggaagcaacGTGCTCAACTTTTTCCgggtttttgctttttatttttgtttgtttgtttttgtgttttggattttctgagacagagtttctctgtctgGCTTTGGCTGTCCTACAACTTCCTCGgtgagaccaggctggctcaaactcgTAGCTATCAAAGGTGGGCAGTAGCTGCTGCTGGATCTGCCACCAACACCTGCCTTTTTCCTGTCTCTAAATAGGGGGTATGGGTTGCAGTGGCTCAGAGCCCACAACCTTCCTTCCTATAAGCAGGTAAGCTACTGACTAATAGTTGGAGACTAGGTCTGGTGAGCAGGCCCCTAAGAGCTTGTTGTATCCACAAAGTGAGAGTCCTGGGCCAAGAACTAACTGGCAACTAGGGTGGAAGTTACTAAGCAGGGTCTGATGTGTTTGGGTGATATCTGGGGCTGTGGGTGCTATGAGCATCTGGAAGCTAGAGCCAGAGATGTTTTTCATGACACAAGTCAGTCTTATGCAGAGGATGAATGAACCTAGTGTCCCCTCTGCCCAAAAGCCTCCTTGAAGCAGCCACATGCTCATTCTCCCTGCTCTGGTTCATATGTTCCCTGTCCCTACACCTATGAGCTCCTAGTCCAATGTGTTCCACAAAGGGCATGACTTTCCCTGGCCTTTATGTCACTTCCAGGTGACATAGTATTCTAACAATTAAAACCTTACTAATGAGCCACATATTGATGACATCTGTGGCCCAGCCCTGGGATTTTGCCCACATCAAGCCAGAGTCTGAGTTTCCTAACTCCATGGAGCTTAGAGCTCAGTGAGTAGCCCCACTTAAGCCTCTACAAGGCACTGACTGATACAGTTTACAGAAGGAAAGCTGGACACAAAAAGAGACCTGAGCTGGAAATCATCCTAAGAGGATTCCATAGCAAAGGACAGGcatgctcagaggacaactgtgtccTAAAATGGTCCACAGTCAGTGAAACTGAGTGCATTCACTTAAGCAGGCAAGGCTACCAAGAAAACGTAGCcagaggctcagggaacattggcAGATTCTCCCGATGGGAGGCACAGGGCTGAAACAAGAGTCTCATTCTCTCTGCCATTTCTGGCTGGTCCACATGTACATTCAACTCCAGTGTCAATGTTCTGGGTTATGTAGGATGATCAATCGAAAAGAGAGACACTGTAGACCAAAGGCAGGATTCTGAAGGAGCAGTGGGGAATTGGCCTTTTCGGTAATGAGTACCAAACCTAAGGACTGCTTCAAAGCCTCGGTGCCATCACCCCAGAATTCATACAAGATGGCGTTTCTCTGTTAAAATTCTGTTACTTTCCATGGCCTGTACCCTAGCACCATTACAAAAATCCCTTCCTTGTTACCCTATAATCTATGATGCTATCAGACCGTGTTTGCCAGCAACATTGCATAACCCAGCACACACCACCGTGGTAGGAGGAAGAGAACAGGGAGGAAATTTTTCTCTGTAATTCCCCTCACATGCTGTCCCAGGCATATAAGAGTCTATGTCAAGGAAAGAGCAGCAGTGACCAAGGCCCTGCAAACAAACACAGGGCATCCGTAGCAGATCCAAGTGACAAGCCCTTCCAATTTTTATCACCAAATGAGTTTATGGGTTTTTTAACAGATGATGGGTGAGGTCACTTACAGGAACACGCATAATATCCAAGCCATGAAGTGACCGCCAAGTCTCACCTGCCAATTcatcttctgtttcctcttcattCTAGCACCTTCTGAGACCACTTGTGGCTGGAGGAGAGCAAGAGGGAGTAATGGCTGGAACCCCATTTGACAGTCCTCCCCTGTGAATATAGAGAGTTCTGTCTGTTATCACATACCTGTCGTCGTTTTGTTCCTCTGACCCCATTGCTGAGGCTCCTGGGCAAAATTATCCCTATTCCAGGATGGCAATGGGACCACATCACCACAGTGCTTCAGACTGCTTCTCTAAAAGTCTTAAACTAGGGGTTCTCATGAGTCCTCCACTTTCCACCCAGCACCACTGTTTGGGAAGTAGGCTTCCCTTAGTGAGGACTCCTGCCCAAATTACTGACAGACTCCCTAAATGAACTCTTAAGGAGAGGGCAACGGTGGGCTTGCCGATTCTTAGAGTTCGATGTACCTGATGTTACCAGGCTTGTGTGAGTGAAGCCAGGCCCTCTGCAGAGAGGGCTACATGCAAGACAAAACACACCCagcctctctcctgccttacaactCAGCCAGCAGCCGGACTACAGTCACACTGAATAGGTCAAATATTAGCCAAGCCTGTTCCTCTCCACAGAGAATGAAGGATCTCTGTTAAGTAGCCAAGGTCACATATGCCTCCCTCACTGCCTTCAGTCACACAGCAAAGGTTTCTCCTTAACTAAGTGTACCTCTTCCAAGTGCcacttgcccctcccccaccagtgtGGTCTCAGGATGCAGAGGTGCTGGGAAGCAGCTGTTGCAGGGTAGTAAGTTTGGTGGGGATAAATGATTCAGAAGACTGTGTGAAAAGGACAGCTCCTTTTCTGAAACAGAGGGGCTGGATTATACAGTTTGAAtcaggggaaagggaggaaagggaaagaagaggaagtgggtggTGAGGGCAGAGGCTTCTAAGTGTTTCAGGTGCCAATCACATGGTTTCTAAGCAGACAGTACTCTGGTTGAAAGAAGACAGTACTCTGGTGGGGAAACAGAAACCAGCCTGGTTTTATCATAACTTGGCTTTTGTCTCAATGGAGTTGAGTAGGTCCAAGCCTGCTTTAGGGAGAGAGGAACCCCAATCCTTCAGTGCTTTATGATGGCTGTCCAGTGGTATGGTCAgggttagcattccttctaggctctgcccacagttacctggcaacagttaGGTAAGCCTGACTCACTACAAAGGGGCTGCTTtacccctcctcactctcttctcttgctccttccctctcttcccctctgtcccttctctctctgttcccctcccctctctctccatgtgagCATGCACAGCCTCaactcttctctctccccacccagtcccacaactccctccccatgccctaataAACTCTACTCTATACTATACCTGTTGTATGGCTGGTACTTCAGGGAGAAAGGATGCCTCATTatgggcctgcagaggcactGCCTGCCCCCAGCACCATAGActccaccaaacatatccctggcttcgTTTTCCTTTTGTAAAACACAACAGTCAGCTCTCTACTGTCCCTCATCTGTTTTGGGAACCCACATCTCCCCTTTTGTTTCTCAGAATGGGGCCCTGTCATATTTGTCAGCATGGTTTGTGGGAATCGCTTATTATGGTTATTGTACCAGAACGTGGTTGATGGTGTCTGTGGCTATATTAGTACCTTGTTTTTACAATACAagggatgagaaggaggagggctCCGATGGCAACCCATCAAGTGCAAGAGCGAGACATTCAGGGGGGTTGAGTACCAAGATGTGGAATCATTGAAGGCATATCGGGACCTCAAACTGTTGCAGAGTCGTGAAGAGCCTTAATATTTTGTCCATCCCTCCCTTAGGATGACACAAGATCCAATTCTCTCCTCACTTCTGCTGTCCAGAGATCCAAAGTGTTCTGATCTAAGCTACGGATGTCATGAAGCCTCACCATATGACAGATCTCATGTGGGAGGTTgatcggggtgggggtggggtgttggtGAGTCCCTCAAACTAATGCTAGGAGACATCCTGTTAGTTTACTTGTGTTACCTTTCTGTTTTGCAGTACAAGTCCAGCAAGGGTGGCCTATTGTACCTGGGGAACAATTATAACAGGAACGCAGAGGTAGGGAGGCCCTCAAAAAGTAGGGATCTCCTGTAAGGGTTGATTGAAGGAGAGACCCAGGAGGAACCATGCAAGGTAGCATTAGACTATTCCGAGGctaagagggaaacagaaagaaggcaCTAAGAGACATGGAGAGGCATTGGGGTGGTGCTCTGAGAGATGCCTGGGGTATGGGTAATGCTCTACCATCCTCTCGTTTGGCTTGGGACACCTCCTctcactaaaacaaacaaaaaacaaaaaaaaaagttaatagaGGCACTTTATCTGAGAAGAGCAGAACTTCTACCTTTGCTGAGCTGCCTGCTGGTATTAATGAATCTCTTGCCTGAAGGAGGATTCTACTCGGTTCTTCTGAATATCGcaacccccctccccctttaaaCATTAGAAATGATACTATGAGGCTAAGAAGCCCCTAAGGACAGCCCGACTCTTATGATCAATTCTGGATCACACCTCCTGTTTCCCTAGAAACACCCCAATTTTtccaaacagaaaaagaacacattccttaaaatttaaaataccaaATACAGGAAGGTCAGATGTATGGGTTTTGTTTAGGCCCACTTACAGAAAGTTATCTCTTAAGGTGAATCAGACCTTCTTATGAAATTATTTGTATTTAacctctctcccaccccctcttgatttttttcaagacagggttttctcagtgtagccctggccatcttggaactcgctctgtagaccaagctagtcTCAAATTCATAGATCTCCCTAGGcgtgcttcccaagtgctgggattaaaggcttagttcatttttttaaaaaagatttatttattgagtacactgttgctgtcttcagacacaccagaagagggaatcagatctcattacagatggttgtgagccaccatgtggttgctgggatttgaactcaggacctctggaagtgcagccagtgctcttaactgctgagccatctctccagcccaggcttaGTTCATTCTCTTTAATCCACTCTGTTTCAGAATTTTTGGTCGAAAGAAGATTTGGATTCTACCTCTGACACTGGTGGAAACAAAAGTAAGATTATAGAAGCATACCAGTGCCCTCTCCCCTAAGAGTTAATATCGAACAtcacagggaaggaaggacagatagAATAAGTCCGGgcatgtttatttgtttgcttgggCTCTGCTTGGTTTCTTCACTTTTATGTTCATGGACTCCTTCAGTCAGCAGAAGGAGGGGTTTCAGAAAGGTATTATATTGCAAGTCAGCTTAAGCAAGCAGAACCACCATTTAGTGTTAGGATCTGAGAATCGCTGAAGGATGACCCCAGACTCAAGTAGTAAGCAAAGGAAAAGAACCTTTACTCTGCAGAAATTAGTAGTGTAGTGCCAAGGAAATGTTAGTGATCCCCAAAAACCGGACAGGAGCCTATCTGATGCACATCACAGCAGGGTTTTTATTCTATTCAAGTTAGCTCAGCCCCACCATGCACCACAGTCACGCAGGGTGGttttggggtgaggtgggggagcCCTGAATGTCTATGGGGCAAAGTTTTATAGTAAGCAGCAGGCAGGGAATACGcatgcaagcatctaattgggaaTCTACTGTGgctgaaagacccctggagtggggagaccctcactcaagtctcgggatgacgtgaccccccaagaactcaggTAAGAttgtccttgctgtaatttacacgaggtttattgataggaaccagtgcgagactcatatcccacgcaggggcagaggagttcggcccccagtagctgggagaaggggtatttaaaggaagtaGCCACAatccaagggggcagggatggcgtcattggaaaatgtggagaatactAGTGAAAagtcacaaggagaagcttcctatctctcaagattgcttttaagattgttatctaactttatggtctgctATTTCCTGGGAGAAGATTTGTTATCTTTACTAGTTCTGGATCACTTATCTAATGGCCTTATCTTTAAGCCCTATTATCtaggagagcaggctcaagaaatgtgaccttttacctcttacaggtagagggcagggtctggaatttgcggtatttagggcttcttaggggtgagacagcatttctaaacttctgactttttggctgtattttttattctttcatggcCTTCAACATaaaattggctggtgctgggaatcatatcagaaacttaatttctgttctcttctgcaTTGGTGATTGTTAGGAAaggggtgggcttgtaacctgcGGGTGCAGGTCTCTTGTGGTAATAACCTGGAAATGCTGGTCATGTTGGGGATTAATCTAGAGACCGGAGCTAGGCTTGAGTTTTGCTGTGTgacaacttggaaactaatgctagagTTAGTTTACCTGTAtttaaacttaggtcaggttttctaaaatggagtctgaactttaAAGATTTGGCCTCACTCCAGCATGTGGGGGGTCAACCACTCTTCAAAAGGGGTACAGGTTACACCAGtaaggttacagtttaaatttgttagctaagcatattgacctttgaatctattggctaccagcatatgacatgcattcgaactctatctgggaccagagaggCTCAGGTGACTATCAGCACATTCTGTGGCTTTTCAAGAATgcacctgctcctcctgagaactgtgggtggagaatggaacttggcctagccttaaCTCGAGGTGGGAAACTGGTACTTGTCCTAAACTTGACCTGAGGCGGTAGTTGTAAGGCTGGTggaagcccctagggtccttcacagaaccccataacctacctacgttctaccaggccaagcctcttaatagctcttccACTCCAGTAAGAACTAGAGTCCTTCACAGTTAGACTTTTCTCTTAAGTCAGATGTTAGGCACATCTGGTTGGGTTCTGTCCTGTCTTTTACAAGGCCTAGGCAGAGGGGAGCAGAAGCCAGAGCAATGGACAGTTTAAGTC
This window contains:
- the Ly6al gene encoding lymphocyte antigen 6 complex, locus A-like precursor: MNSSCAMMSCVLIFLLALLCAERAQGLKCYNCLGIPFDYTCSSTATCPYPDGVCAIQVAEVVVSSVREKAKNHICLPVCPTSSQTAEILGTVVQVNTSCCTRDLCNAAGPTGGSTWTMAGVLLFILGSVLLQTLL